gaagCGGTTCGGTGGctgtccgtctgtctgtctgtctgtcctcagTCCCCGCTCCTGCTCCCGGGGCCCCACCGGGGGCGGAGCCGTCCCGGAGGCAGGACCGGCCCGCCCCGGCGGACACCGCGGAACGGAGGCGCTCCCGGCCCGGTGCCCGTCCCCGGTTCTCATTCCCGGCTCCCATTCTCCCGTCCGATCTCCCGCAGCGGCGGCGCCGAGGAGTCCCGCACGTTCGGCACCCCCGGTTCCCCCGGTTGCCGGTGCCGGTACCGGCCCCGCCATGCCCTCCGTGTACCCGCAGCGAGCCCTGACGGTGCCGCTGCTCTTCGGGACCTTGTCCGCTGCcatggccctgctctcctccagcctcatCTTCCAGCTGCCGTCGGTACCGGTGGCGGGGGGCTGCCGGAGCCGGTGGCCGCCGCTCTGCTGCCGGTATCGGCCGTGCTGGCCGCGCTCTGCCCGGTGCTCAACGtgagctgcctcctgctctgcctcctgcacgGCTACTCCAGCACCGAGCTGGGCCGGGGACAGCCCGGGCCCGAGCGGTGAGAGCCGCCCAGCGGGGGCACCGGGGAACCGGGGCTCGGGAGAGGCGGGCACCGGGGCGGGAGAGACCGGGGGGCTCGGGAGAGGCGGGACCAGAGCTGGAGGGGCTCGGGAGAGGAGGGGaccggggctggggggctcgggagccaCTGGGACCGGGGCTGGGAGGCTCGGGAGCCACTGGGAACGGGACTCAAGGGGTTCGGGAGAGGCGGGGACCGGGGCTGGAGGGGCTCGAGAGAGGCGGGGACCGGGTCTGGGAGGCTCGGGAGAGGCGGTGACCGGAGCTGGAGGGGTTCGGGAGAGGCGGGACCGGGGCTGGAGAGACCGGAGGGCTCGGGAGAGGCGGAGACCGGGGCCGGAGGAGCTCGGGAGCCGCTGGGACCGGGACTCAAGGGGTTCGGGAGAGGCGGGACCGGGGCTGGAGAGACCGGAGGGGCTCGGGAGAGGCGGGACCGGGGCTGGAGAGACCGGAGGGGTTCTGGAGAGGCGGGACCGGGGCTGGAGAGACCGGAGGGGTTCTGGAGAGGCGGGACCGGGGCTGGAGAGACCGGAGGGGTTCTGGAGAGGCGGGACTGGGGCTGGAGAGACCGGAGGGGTTCGGGAGAGGCGGGACTGGGGCTGGAGAGACCGGAGGGGTTCGGGAGAGGCGGGACTGGGGCTGGAGAGACCGGAGGGGTTCGGGAGaggcgggagcggggctggagAGACCGGGGGGCTCAGGAGAGACCGGAGGGGTTCGGGAGAGGCGGGACCGGGGCTGGCGGGGCTCGGGAGAGGCGGAGATGCTCGGAAGGGTCCGGAGGGACCGGGAATGCCCGGAGGGGTCTGGGCAGAAGGGAAGGGCGGGAGGATGCGGCAGGAACGGGGAGTGAGGGGTACGCGGTGCCAACTCCTCTGGCTCCCCAAAATCCGCGTGAGGATTTGCAGGGTCCCCTCCCaaagggaattttggggagCAATCGGTGGAAAATCCCCCAAATTTCTCTCCGTGAACACCAGGGTTGGAGTTGAGCtctttaatttgaattttagaGACTCTAGAAATTGGGACCGGTGAATTTAGAGCTGGCTAAATCCAATCCAGGGGGGTTTAATTTCCAGGAtttgaaattctctttttggggggaattccaggagctcctggggcacCCCAAATTGTTGGCCCAGAGGTGGCCACCAAAAtgaccccagggctgggtcaTTAACCCCGGCCACGTGTTGATTAAATCATTAATTAATCAGCATAATCAATCAGTGCTTGGTGGGGAAAAGCAAATTTGGGGTGGCCAAGAGCAGATTTGGGGTGGCCCAAAGCAGATTTGGGGTGGCCAAGAGCGGATTTGGGGTGGCCAAGAGCAGATTTGGGGTGGCCAAGAGCGGGTTTGGGGTGGCCAAGAGCGGGTTTGGGGTGGCCAAGAGCGGGTTTGGGGTGGCCCAGAGCAGATTTGGGGTGGCCAAGAGCggatttggggtgggaaaaattttttctcccttataaacctaaaattcctcattttttttcttccatgccCTTGGAAACCCCAGGATAAAAAAGGAGCTCCAAGCTCAGGAGAATGTTGtgggatttttatatttttttgaggtttttttttctcctttttcttctcttcctgatTAAATTTCTCCTTGGAGAATTCCTCCTCAAGAAAAGTTTGGAATTTTGTTGACATTCCCAGCTTTTGATACGAAATTCCCAAATCCAAACCTCATTTTGGGGgtggaaaaatcaaaaaatccAAAGGATAAACACAACccccactctttttttttgatggaaaaaaggtcccaaaattcaaaatttgggatttttcagcttttttttggggttgttttcctgggaattcaGGGGTTTCAATacctggagggtttttttttcactttttggaGAATTCAGGAAATCAGGAGGTGGCTGGAGGGTTCTTGGGATGGGGGGTGATGGtgctgtgggggaaaaaaaagagggaaaaagttAAATTCAGCAGCTTGAAAATGTGAgaaatttggggtttgctgggggaagggagtggacaaatcccaaaaaacccacccaaaaaaaagaaaaatcaaaagaaacacaaaaatccctcaagaaattaaaaaaaaattcccccaaaaataccctgagaataaaaaaaaaaaaaaaaattaaaaaaaatccataaaaatttGAATAGaaaatcatcaaaaaaaaaaaaaatccccaaaaaatccctcaaaattttattttaaaatcccaaAAATTTTGGGGGGTTGCCTCTTCCCAATCCCTGCATTCCAAACCCTTCGGATACGCCAAAAATCCTCCCGAAAATTCAATTTATTCCCATTTTGGAATTGCAAACAGCACTGATTCCCCCCAGGGAATGGGGGAAAAGCCCTGGAATGCCGTCCTGGATAATCCTGGAAtgttttttctgggattttagGGATGCCTCTTCCCAATTTCTGCATTCCAAACCCTTCGGATATCCCAAAAATCCTCCCGAAAATTcaatttattcccattttcccttaGCAAACAGCACTGATTCCCCCCAGGGAATGGGGGAAAAGCCCTGGAATGCCGTCCTGGATAATCCTGGAAtgttttttctgggattttagGGATGCCTCTTCCCAATTTCTGCATTCCAAATCCTTCGGATATCCCAAAAATCCTCCCGAAAATTcaatttattcccattttcccttaGCAAACAGCACTGATTCCCCCCAGGGAATGGGGGAAAAGCCCTGGAATGCCGTCCTGGATAATCCTGGAATGTTTTTCCCGGGATTCTGGGGGTACCTGCGGCCCTGGGCAGCGCTGAGCTGCTCCTTGAGGGCGATGGAATGCTTGAGCAGGCTGTCGATGCTCTTGAAGTAAACGCTGCTGTCAGTCATGCTCTTGATGGCActggaaaagtgggaaaaagtgggaaaaagagggagctggaattcccaaattTCTGCTGGTTCCCACTCTAAGGCCAGGGAGGAAAAGGTTTGAGGAGTTTCGAACTGTGGGAAGTTGGGGAAAGGTTTTAGAAAGttctggaattcctgggagGAGTTGGGAaattccagctcttcccaaTTCATTCCCTGGATTCTGATGGGTtttcctggaattccaggaatttCCCCTCTCAAAGTGAAAATCCCAATTCATTCCCTGGATTTTCCAGCCCAGAATTCCAGGAATTTCACCCTCAAAGTGTTCAAAgctcatcccaaatcccaattAATTCCCTGGGTTTTCCACCCAGAATTCCAGGAATTTCCCTCTCAAAGtggaaatcccaaatcccaactCATTCCCTGGATCCTGCTGGGTTTTCCAGCCCAGAATTCCAGGAATTTCACCCTCAAAGTGTTCAAACCTCATCCCAAACCCCAACTCATTCCTGAAATTCCAGGAATTTCCCTCTCAAGGTGAAAATCCCAGCTCATTCTCTGGATCTTTCCAGCCCAGAATTCCAGGAATTTCTCAAAGtgaaaatcccaaatcccaattAATTCTCTGGGTTTTCCAGCCCAGAATTCCAGGAATTTCCCTCTCAAGGTggaaatcccaaaccccagctcctcccatCCTCGTTCCCTCGATCCTGCTGGGTTTTCCAGCCCCGGAATTCCcggaattcccagaattcccgTACCTGCAGGCGTACTCCACGGTGTAAATggctccctggctctgctcctcccagctctgcatgtCTGACTGCGAGGGGAAAAACAGGGATCAGGCAGGATCcaaactgggaatgggaatttgggatggaattcctgcctggaatgggatgggatggaattcccagggaagctgaggctgcccctggagtGTCCAAGAAGGGAAGGATCCAAGGAAAACTTGGAGCTGCTtccagaggggcagggagg
This genomic stretch from Serinus canaria isolate serCan28SL12 chromosome 28, serCan2020, whole genome shotgun sequence harbors:
- the BORCS8 gene encoding BLOC-1-related complex subunit 8 isoform X4; the encoded protein is MEEPEMQLKAKKVTDKFTESLYVLANEPSVALFRLQEHVRRSLPELAQHKSDMQSWEEQSQGAIYTVEYACSAIKSMTDSSVYFKSIDSLLKHSIALKEQLSAAQGRSTITPHPKNPPATS